From a single Desulforegula conservatrix Mb1Pa genomic region:
- a CDS encoding 1-deoxy-D-xylulose-5-phosphate reductoisomerase — protein MKRISILGSTGSIGTSALEIIRMHPGRFRPVALAGARNIDLLLAQINEFKPEIAVVYGQAEASELEKRLPGNSLTKILWGDEGYETAASYPSAELVLLAIVGAAGLKPALAAIKAGKRIALANKETLVMAGELVMKLADENGVEIFPVDSEHSAVFQSMSGQRQEDLAKIILTASGGPFRAKPINEFSSIKPEDALKHPNWSMGSKITIDSATLMNKGLEVIEACRLFGLPPEKIEVVVHPQSIIHSMAVYRDGSVISQMGVPDMKAAIAYAFSYPERMDIGLPAPDFSSIGSLTFEKPDIKRFPCLALAYEALYTGGTMPAVLNAANEVAVSLFLEGRIGFTGIPGLVEKTMKLHSPVKFPQLDDIFQADSWARRIAGEQHTD, from the coding sequence ATGAAAAGAATTTCCATACTCGGATCCACAGGCTCAATAGGTACCAGCGCTTTAGAGATAATAAGGATGCATCCTGGCAGATTCAGGCCGGTTGCGCTTGCAGGCGCCAGGAATATTGATCTGCTTCTTGCCCAGATAAACGAATTCAAACCTGAAATTGCTGTGGTATATGGTCAGGCAGAGGCATCGGAGCTTGAGAAAAGGCTTCCCGGAAATTCATTGACAAAGATTTTATGGGGCGACGAAGGCTACGAAACAGCGGCCTCGTATCCTTCAGCCGAGCTTGTACTTCTTGCAATAGTTGGCGCAGCTGGTCTGAAACCAGCCCTCGCTGCTATAAAAGCAGGCAAAAGAATTGCGCTTGCGAACAAGGAAACCCTTGTAATGGCTGGCGAGCTTGTGATGAAGCTTGCAGATGAAAACGGCGTTGAAATTTTCCCCGTTGACAGCGAACACAGCGCTGTTTTCCAGTCCATGTCAGGCCAGAGACAGGAAGATCTTGCAAAAATTATACTTACAGCCTCTGGCGGCCCGTTCAGAGCGAAGCCTATAAACGAGTTTTCAAGTATTAAGCCAGAGGATGCTCTTAAACATCCTAACTGGAGCATGGGCAGTAAGATAACAATTGACTCGGCTACTCTTATGAACAAGGGACTCGAAGTCATTGAGGCATGCAGACTTTTCGGGCTTCCGCCTGAAAAAATTGAAGTCGTTGTTCATCCCCAGAGCATTATACATTCCATGGCGGTTTACAGGGACGGATCTGTTATATCCCAGATGGGAGTTCCTGATATGAAGGCAGCAATAGCTTATGCATTTTCATATCCTGAAAGAATGGATATAGGACTGCCTGCTCCTGATTTTTCATCCATAGGATCTCTTACTTTTGAAAAGCCTGATATAAAACGGTTCCCTTGTCTTGCTCTGGCATATGAGGCATTATACACAGGCGGTACAATGCCTGCTGTTCTGAACGCTGCCAATGAAGTGGCTGTTTCGTTATTTTTAGAAGGAAGAATTGGATTCACCGGAATTCCAGGACTTGTTGAAAAAACAATGAAGCTCCATAGTCCTGTTAAATTCCCTCAACTTGATGACATATTTCAGGCTGATTCCTGGGCAAGACGCATAGCCGGAGAACAGCATACGGACTGA
- a CDS encoding phosphatidate cytidylyltransferase: protein MHLKRIITSLVALPLLIAIICLGGPFLFSLLVIAAGIIALNEYYGIWFNGSDRNYFIEAAGYLSVPCLIYSAYFARMDLTSIVILANIFISALLAVVFAKKKNISSNTISGHILGICYIPLSLAFLMAIRNFDKGEAWIFLVLFIVFASDTGAYYAGTYYGKHKLCPEISPGKTWEGFFGGLAFVVFIGTVFRFLFFNDLPLLNFISLSLFTGLIAPVGDLFESMLKRAAGVKDSGKILPGHGGLLDRIDAMLFAFPAVYAFKTYVL from the coding sequence ATGCATTTAAAAAGAATTATAACCAGTCTGGTGGCCCTTCCCCTGTTAATAGCAATAATATGTCTGGGAGGGCCGTTTTTATTTTCTCTGCTTGTGATAGCAGCTGGGATTATTGCCTTAAATGAATATTATGGAATATGGTTCAATGGATCAGATAGAAACTATTTTATTGAAGCGGCCGGTTATCTTTCAGTTCCATGTCTGATATATTCAGCATATTTCGCCAGAATGGATCTGACTTCCATAGTAATACTCGCTAATATATTCATATCAGCCTTGCTGGCGGTTGTCTTTGCCAAGAAAAAAAACATAAGTTCAAATACAATTTCAGGCCATATTCTTGGAATATGCTATATTCCTTTGTCGCTTGCCTTTCTTATGGCCATAAGGAATTTTGACAAAGGGGAAGCCTGGATCTTTCTGGTTTTGTTCATTGTGTTTGCCAGCGATACCGGCGCTTATTATGCCGGGACATATTACGGGAAACACAAGCTTTGTCCTGAAATAAGCCCTGGAAAAACCTGGGAAGGTTTTTTCGGAGGACTTGCTTTTGTTGTGTTCATTGGAACGGTTTTCAGATTTTTGTTTTTTAATGATTTACCATTATTAAATTTTATATCATTAAGCTTGTTTACAGGATTGATAGCTCCGGTTGGCGACCTGTTCGAATCCATGCTGAAAAGAGCGGCTGGCGTCAAGGATTCCGGGAAGATTCTTCCGGGGCATGGCGGTCTTCTGGACAGGATAGATGCCATGCTTTTTGCTTTTCCTGCTGTTTACGCTTTCAAAACGTATGTTTTATAA
- a CDS encoding isoprenyl transferase, whose product MNSKKQADLTEKLDLSRLPVHVAIIMDGNGRWAQKKLMNRVTGHEKGAETVRMVVKTCRELGVKVLTLYAFSTENWQRPKIEVAALMTLLRKFLENETPEMLKTGIRLRAIGEIDMLPDSVLSPLKESMKKTMDNTGMTLNLALSYGGRAEISRAVKRISQDVKNGIIDSSVVNEDLISGYLDTAGMPDPDLLLRTSGEKRISNFLLWQIAYAEMFFTDTLWPDFTRDEFVDILLEYQRRNRTYGKVT is encoded by the coding sequence TTGAATTCTAAAAAACAGGCAGATCTGACTGAAAAGCTTGACCTGTCCCGCCTGCCTGTCCATGTCGCCATAATAATGGATGGCAATGGCAGGTGGGCGCAGAAAAAACTCATGAACAGGGTCACAGGCCATGAAAAGGGCGCTGAAACCGTTCGCATGGTTGTCAAGACATGCAGGGAGCTCGGAGTCAAGGTGCTGACACTGTATGCGTTTTCAACTGAAAACTGGCAGAGACCCAAGATTGAAGTCGCAGCTCTCATGACCCTGCTGAGAAAATTCCTCGAAAACGAAACTCCTGAGATGCTTAAAACCGGAATAAGACTTAGGGCAATCGGCGAGATTGATATGCTGCCTGATAGCGTTTTGTCTCCTTTGAAGGAATCCATGAAAAAAACCATGGATAACACAGGGATGACACTCAATCTTGCGCTTAGTTACGGAGGCAGGGCCGAAATTTCGAGGGCTGTAAAAAGAATTTCCCAAGACGTTAAAAATGGAATTATTGATTCTTCGGTCGTAAATGAGGACCTGATTTCCGGTTATCTCGATACGGCAGGCATGCCTGACCCGGATCTACTCCTTAGAACCAGCGGTGAAAAGCGTATCAGCAATTTTTTGCTCTGGCAGATCGCATACGCTGAAATGTTTTTTACAGATACTTTATGGCCTGATTTCACAAGGGATGAGTTTGTTGATATTCTGCTTGAATATCAAAGAAGGAACAGGACCTACGGGAAAGTGACCTGA
- the frr gene encoding ribosome recycling factor, with product MINSIQKEAQDKMSKTTAVLKADLQKVRTGRASLSLLDPVKVDYYGTPTPLSQIASLAIPESRMITIQPWDASIIKEIEKAILKANIGLTPSSDGKMVRVSIPPLTEQRRKEIVKTVQKISEEHKVSVRNIRRDANEVLKGLKKDGKISEDDMFKAQDYIQKITDEHVKQIDEINREKEKEILEF from the coding sequence ATGATTAACTCTATACAGAAAGAAGCCCAGGACAAGATGTCCAAGACAACGGCTGTTCTCAAGGCCGATCTCCAAAAGGTAAGAACAGGGCGTGCTTCCTTGTCTCTTCTTGATCCAGTAAAGGTTGATTATTATGGTACTCCTACCCCTCTCAGCCAGATCGCTTCCCTCGCAATCCCGGAGAGCAGGATGATAACCATTCAGCCTTGGGATGCTTCTATAATAAAAGAAATTGAAAAAGCAATATTAAAGGCTAATATTGGCCTGACTCCTTCAAGCGACGGAAAAATGGTTCGGGTATCCATACCTCCTCTGACAGAGCAGCGCCGTAAGGAGATAGTCAAAACAGTCCAGAAAATCAGCGAAGAACATAAAGTGAGCGTCAGAAACATACGCCGTGACGCCAATGAAGTTTTGAAAGGTCTGAAAAAGGACGGCAAGATATCTGAAGATGATATGTTCAAGGCCCAGGATTATATCCAGAAGATTACAGATGAGCATGTTAAGCAGATAGATGAAATAAACAGAGAAAAAGAGAAAGAAATACTTGAATTCTAA
- the pyrH gene encoding UMP kinase: MLTQPKYKRVVLKLSGEALMGDQGFGISPDVIKYVAAEVRKIYDLGVETAIVVGGGNIFRGVKASSFGMDRASADHMGMLATVINSLALQDAMERNGIPTRVQSAITMNEVAEPFILRKAVRHLEKGRAVIFAAGTGNPYFTTDTGAVLRAQEIHAELLLKATKVDGVYDSDPVKNKDAKFIKKISYMEVLEKQLQVMDMTAISLAMDNGLPLMVFDMMTPGNIKDVICGQEIGTLIS; this comes from the coding sequence ATTTTGACACAACCCAAGTATAAGCGCGTTGTTCTAAAACTCAGCGGTGAGGCCCTGATGGGCGATCAGGGATTTGGCATAAGCCCTGATGTAATCAAATATGTCGCTGCTGAGGTCAGGAAAATATATGACCTCGGTGTTGAGACAGCCATCGTTGTGGGCGGCGGAAATATATTCAGGGGTGTAAAGGCAAGTTCATTTGGTATGGACAGAGCTTCTGCAGACCATATGGGTATGCTTGCGACCGTTATAAACAGTCTGGCCCTCCAGGATGCCATGGAAAGAAATGGCATTCCTACGAGGGTTCAATCTGCAATAACAATGAATGAGGTTGCAGAACCATTTATTCTCAGAAAGGCGGTTCGGCATCTTGAAAAAGGCAGGGCCGTTATTTTTGCTGCCGGAACAGGTAATCCCTATTTCACAACTGATACGGGAGCTGTTCTTAGGGCCCAGGAGATTCATGCAGAGCTTCTTCTTAAAGCCACAAAAGTTGATGGCGTATATGATTCAGACCCTGTAAAAAACAAAGACGCCAAGTTCATAAAAAAAATATCCTATATGGAAGTGCTTGAAAAGCAGCTTCAGGTAATGGATATGACCGCAATTTCGCTGGCCATGGACAACGGGCTGCCTCTCATGGTCTTTGATATGATGACTCCGGGCAATATTAAAGATGTCATCTGCGGTCAGGAAATAGGAACCTTGATTTCCTGA
- the tsf gene encoding translation elongation factor Ts has protein sequence MAEISAVMVKDLRAKTGAGIMDCKQALAETDGDLEKAVDFLRKKGLASAAKKSGRSTSEGRVTSYIHTGGRIGVLVEINCETDFVANTDDFIEFGKNIAMHIAAASPVALQAEDVSADLLNREREIYKAQILEEGKPANMVDKIVEGKINKFLKECCLLSQPYIRDPQKSISDILTDTIARIGENIQIRRFTRFQVGGE, from the coding sequence ATGGCTGAAATTAGTGCAGTAATGGTGAAGGATCTTCGCGCAAAGACAGGCGCAGGAATAATGGATTGCAAGCAGGCGCTGGCAGAAACAGATGGTGATCTTGAAAAAGCCGTGGATTTTTTAAGAAAAAAAGGTCTTGCTTCTGCAGCTAAAAAATCAGGTCGCTCTACTTCCGAAGGCCGTGTTACTTCATACATCCACACCGGCGGCAGAATTGGCGTTCTTGTTGAAATCAACTGCGAGACAGATTTTGTTGCAAACACCGATGACTTCATAGAATTCGGCAAGAACATTGCTATGCACATAGCTGCTGCAAGCCCTGTGGCTCTCCAGGCTGAAGATGTTTCAGCTGATCTTCTTAACAGGGAAAGGGAGATCTACAAGGCTCAGATCCTTGAAGAAGGCAAACCAGCCAATATGGTAGATAAAATTGTTGAAGGTAAGATCAACAAGTTCCTCAAGGAATGCTGTCTTCTTAGCCAGCCTTATATCCGTGATCCGCAGAAGAGCATCAGCGACATTCTCACTGATACCATTGCAAGAATCGGAGAAAATATTCAGATCAGACGTTTTACAAGATTCCAGGTAGGCGGAGAGTAA
- the rpsB gene encoding 30S ribosomal protein S2, with protein sequence MAYVTMRELLEAGVHFGHQTRRWNPKMKQYIFGARNGIYIVDLQKTVKMFRDAYDFITDVTSSGKSVLFVGTKKQARETIAEEAVRAGMYFVNNRWLGGMLTNYQTIKKSVERLNYLDTIHEDGTIELFPKKERLQLGKEQGKATDVLGGIQTMGGLPGAIFIIDPKNESIAVKEAKRLGIPIVAIVDTNCDPDDIDYVIPGNDDAIRSIQLFASRIADACIEGKAKHSERAHAAVDKADDEGGSIADREGLKPGERKVISAGGEGPVVEVIRKSASE encoded by the coding sequence ATGGCATACGTAACAATGAGAGAGCTTCTGGAAGCTGGCGTTCATTTTGGTCATCAGACCAGGCGCTGGAACCCGAAAATGAAACAGTACATTTTTGGCGCAAGAAACGGCATCTATATTGTTGATCTTCAGAAGACAGTAAAGATGTTCAGGGATGCATATGATTTCATTACAGATGTAACATCATCTGGAAAGTCTGTTCTTTTTGTCGGAACAAAAAAGCAGGCCCGTGAAACCATTGCAGAAGAAGCAGTCCGCGCAGGAATGTATTTTGTCAACAATAGATGGCTCGGCGGTATGCTTACCAACTATCAGACAATTAAAAAGAGTGTTGAGAGACTCAATTATCTTGATACAATCCATGAAGATGGAACCATCGAGCTTTTCCCTAAAAAGGAAAGACTCCAGCTTGGTAAAGAGCAGGGCAAAGCGACAGATGTTCTTGGCGGTATCCAGACCATGGGCGGTCTTCCTGGCGCAATATTCATAATAGATCCTAAAAATGAGTCAATTGCGGTTAAAGAAGCAAAAAGACTCGGTATACCAATAGTTGCGATAGTAGATACCAATTGCGATCCTGATGACATTGATTATGTTATTCCTGGTAACGATGACGCAATCCGTTCCATACAGCTTTTTGCATCAAGAATTGCAGATGCATGTATAGAAGGTAAGGCAAAGCACTCTGAAAGAGCCCATGCAGCTGTTGACAAGGCAGATGATGAAGGCGGCTCTATAGCGGATCGTGAAGGTCTTAAGCCTGGCGAGAGAAAAGTTATTTCTGCTGGCGGCGAAGGCCCGGTTGTTGAAGTAATCAGAAAATCAGCGTCAGAGTAG
- the prmC gene encoding peptide chain release factor N(5)-glutamine methyltransferase, with protein sequence MDTGQNSTWCVGDVLKWTAEYFDKKGIDSPRLTAELLLSRVLGISRLDLYLGYDKPLNQEERSSFKDLIKRRAQREPLAYILGEKAFWKLDFKVSPYVLIPRPDTELLIEVVADEVKNNMRHEHRIVFADLGTGSGAIALSILTEIPDSFAVGSDLSAEALSVASENAFLNSLCDRISFVRSSWCDAFSSEFKFDFIVSNPPYIRSDVIPVLEPEVSVHEPLSALDGGDDGLLCIRRIVSSAFDHIKPSGFLVIEIGYDQGRAVSQILDSSDLCDGVRIIKDYGGNDRLAFARKRNPSV encoded by the coding sequence ATGGATACGGGACAGAATTCCACGTGGTGCGTAGGAGATGTCCTGAAATGGACGGCAGAGTATTTTGACAAAAAAGGGATTGATTCCCCTCGTCTGACTGCCGAACTGCTCCTTTCCAGGGTTCTTGGCATAAGCCGCCTTGATCTATATCTTGGATACGACAAGCCACTCAATCAGGAAGAACGATCCAGCTTCAAGGATTTAATTAAAAGGCGGGCTCAAAGAGAGCCGCTTGCATATATTCTCGGCGAAAAAGCATTTTGGAAGCTTGATTTCAAAGTCTCTCCATACGTTCTGATCCCAAGGCCGGATACAGAGCTCTTGATAGAAGTCGTTGCAGATGAAGTAAAAAATAATATGCGGCACGAGCATCGAATCGTCTTTGCCGATCTTGGTACAGGAAGTGGGGCAATCGCCCTTTCAATACTGACTGAGATACCTGATTCTTTTGCGGTAGGTTCGGATTTATCCGCCGAAGCCCTTTCTGTCGCCAGTGAAAATGCGTTTCTCAATAGTCTTTGTGATCGTATTTCCTTTGTCAGATCCAGCTGGTGCGACGCCTTTTCTTCAGAATTTAAGTTTGATTTTATTGTTTCCAATCCTCCTTATATACGATCTGATGTTATTCCTGTTCTCGAACCGGAAGTCTCGGTCCATGAACCGCTCAGCGCACTGGATGGCGGCGATGACGGACTTCTGTGCATCAGAAGAATCGTATCTTCGGCATTTGACCATATAAAACCGTCAGGCTTTCTTGTGATCGAGATTGGCTATGATCAGGGACGCGCTGTTTCACAGATTTTGGACTCGTCTGATCTTTGTGATGGGGTCAGAATAATAAAAGATTATGGTGGTAATGACAGGCTTGCTTTTGCAAGAAAAAGAAATCCCAGTGTGTGA
- the prfA gene encoding peptide chain release factor 1 has protein sequence MFDKLLGVEERFIKLEQLLSDPDVVRDQSKYQKYLKEHAGIAELVETFRTYRKTLEDIEDSKLLLEEGDSDLKDLALDELKSLDDRKEELEANLKKLLIPKDPNDDRSVIVEIRAGTGGDEAAIFAGDLLRMYSRYAERRNWKVEMMDSSLSEAGGFKEVIIMIKGVGAYSAFKFESGTHRVQRVPATESQGRIHTSAATVAVLPEAEDVEVHVDPGDLRVDVYRSSGAGGQHVNTTDSAVRITHLPTGTVVTCQDERSQIKNRAKAMSILKARILDKMNRDANASRSQARKDQVGSGDRSERIRTYNYPQGRVTDHRIGLTLYKLEMVMEGDVDEIIESLAAYYQAQALQENETAF, from the coding sequence ATGTTTGACAAGCTTTTGGGTGTAGAAGAAAGATTTATTAAGCTCGAGCAGTTGCTGAGCGATCCTGATGTAGTGCGGGATCAGTCAAAATATCAGAAATACCTCAAGGAGCATGCAGGCATAGCGGAACTTGTGGAAACTTTCAGGACTTATAGAAAAACTCTTGAGGATATTGAAGACAGCAAACTTCTTCTTGAGGAAGGCGATTCTGATCTAAAGGATCTTGCTCTGGATGAGCTTAAGTCTCTGGATGATAGAAAGGAAGAACTTGAAGCTAATCTCAAGAAACTTCTTATTCCCAAAGATCCCAATGATGACAGAAGTGTAATTGTTGAAATAAGAGCAGGAACAGGAGGAGATGAAGCAGCTATTTTTGCAGGAGATCTCCTCAGGATGTACAGCCGTTATGCTGAAAGGCGCAACTGGAAAGTTGAGATGATGGATTCGAGCCTAAGTGAAGCCGGAGGTTTTAAGGAAGTCATCATAATGATCAAGGGCGTAGGGGCTTACAGTGCTTTCAAATTTGAAAGCGGAACCCACCGGGTTCAGCGGGTTCCGGCTACTGAGTCCCAGGGCAGAATTCATACTTCAGCCGCAACCGTAGCTGTTCTTCCGGAAGCAGAAGATGTTGAAGTCCATGTTGATCCTGGTGATCTTCGTGTCGATGTTTACAGATCATCGGGTGCCGGTGGTCAGCATGTAAACACGACTGATTCGGCAGTACGAATCACCCATCTGCCCACAGGTACTGTTGTTACTTGTCAGGATGAAAGATCACAGATTAAGAACAGGGCGAAAGCCATGAGTATCTTAAAGGCAAGGATTCTGGACAAGATGAACAGAGATGCTAATGCTTCAAGATCCCAGGCCAGAAAAGACCAGGTTGGAAGTGGTGACAGAAGCGAACGTATTCGTACCTATAACTATCCGCAGGGCAGGGTGACTGATCACAGGATTGGTCTCACTCTTTATAAGCTTGAGATGGTAATGGAAGGAGATGTCGATGAAATCATCGAGTCCCTTGCAGCTTATTATCAGGCCCAGGCTCTTCAGGAGAATGAGACCGCTTTTTAA
- the rpmE gene encoding 50S ribosomal protein L31 — MKEGIHPAYELTTATCACGKIFEVGSVRKDIKVEICSACHPFFTGKQKLVDTAGRIERFKKKYAKFQDSADK, encoded by the coding sequence ATGAAAGAGGGCATTCATCCTGCATATGAGTTGACCACAGCGACATGCGCATGTGGCAAAATTTTTGAAGTTGGTTCAGTTAGAAAGGATATCAAAGTGGAAATTTGTTCCGCTTGCCATCCTTTTTTTACCGGTAAGCAGAAACTGGTTGACACTGCTGGACGTATCGAGCGCTTCAAGAAGAAATACGCAAAATTTCAGGACAGCGCTGATAAATAG
- the rho gene encoding transcription termination factor Rho, which yields MNISELKSMKIKDLAKLAKQYNIDGAAGLRKQELIFSLLQAQIEKNGLIYGQGTLEILPDGFGFLRSPDCNYLPGPDDIYVSPSQIRRFNLRTGDTVSGQIRQPKESERYFALLKVEAVNYEDPEVAREKILFDNLTPLYPEQKINLENASDNYSTRVMDLLTPLGFGQRGLVVSPPRSGKTMLLQNIANSIISAHKDVVPFILLIDERPEEVTDMARNVNAEVISSTFDEPAERHVQVAEMVIEKAKRLVEHKKDVVILLDSITRLARAYNSVMPPSGKILSGGVDSNALHRPKRFFGAARNIEDGGSLTIIATALVDTGSRMDEVIFEEFKGTGNMEIQLDRKLADRRIFPAIDIKKSGTRKEELLIDGATLNRLWILRKLLASLNTIDSMEFLLDKMSGTRNNKEFLDSMNS from the coding sequence ATGAATATTTCTGAACTTAAATCTATGAAAATCAAGGACCTGGCTAAGCTTGCCAAGCAGTACAATATAGATGGTGCTGCGGGTTTGCGTAAACAGGAGTTGATTTTCTCGCTTTTGCAGGCTCAGATAGAAAAAAATGGATTGATCTATGGTCAGGGCACGCTTGAAATCCTCCCTGACGGGTTTGGCTTTCTACGCTCTCCTGACTGCAATTATCTGCCAGGGCCGGATGATATTTATGTTTCACCATCCCAGATAAGGAGATTTAATCTAAGAACAGGGGACACTGTTTCAGGCCAGATTCGTCAGCCAAAAGAGTCTGAGAGGTATTTTGCGCTTCTCAAGGTCGAGGCCGTCAATTACGAAGACCCGGAAGTAGCAAGGGAAAAAATTCTTTTTGACAACTTGACCCCTCTCTATCCTGAACAGAAAATCAATCTTGAAAACGCAAGTGACAATTATTCAACCAGAGTAATGGATCTTCTCACGCCGCTGGGCTTTGGTCAGAGAGGCCTGGTCGTATCACCTCCGCGCTCAGGCAAGACCATGCTTCTTCAGAATATTGCAAACAGCATTATATCAGCGCATAAAGATGTCGTTCCTTTTATATTGCTGATTGATGAAAGACCTGAAGAAGTAACTGACATGGCCAGAAACGTCAACGCCGAGGTTATCAGTTCCACCTTTGATGAACCGGCCGAACGCCATGTCCAGGTCGCTGAAATGGTAATTGAAAAAGCCAAGAGACTTGTTGAGCATAAAAAAGACGTTGTAATCCTGCTTGACAGTATTACCCGCCTTGCAAGGGCTTATAACTCTGTAATGCCTCCGAGCGGGAAGATTCTTTCCGGTGGTGTGGACTCAAATGCTCTTCACAGACCGAAGAGGTTTTTTGGTGCCGCGAGAAATATTGAGGACGGAGGAAGTCTTACAATTATAGCCACAGCCCTTGTTGATACCGGAAGCAGGATGGACGAAGTTATCTTTGAAGAGTTCAAGGGTACTGGTAACATGGAAATCCAGCTTGACAGAAAGCTTGCTGACAGAAGAATTTTTCCTGCCATAGATATTAAAAAATCAGGTACGAGAAAAGAAGAACTTCTTATTGATGGCGCCACTTTGAACAGGCTTTGGATTTTAAGAAAGCTCCTTGCTTCATTAAATACGATTGACAGCATGGAATTTTTACTTGATAAAATGAGCGGAACACGAAATAATAAAGAGTTTCTTGATTCAATGAATTCATAA
- the coaE gene encoding dephospho-CoA kinase (Dephospho-CoA kinase (CoaE) performs the final step in coenzyme A biosynthesis.) — protein sequence MPKSMRVALTGSAGSGKSTVCRCLREKGLVVIDLDSLSREVVAPGSSSLAVIRAEFGPESIASDGGLNRPYLRRLIIADRNKKKKLEDILHPRILAGMNQQIDDAFNKGEDIVIVEVPLLFESGMEEMFDFVVVIICDQVDRIKRLSLRDGVSTEEASALISIQMPDDVKAEKADYLISNSGGVAELSDESEKLYNYLKSLRLDN from the coding sequence ATGCCCAAATCAATGCGGGTTGCTTTAACTGGGAGCGCTGGATCAGGAAAGTCCACTGTCTGCCGGTGTCTCAGGGAAAAAGGTCTTGTCGTGATAGATCTGGACTCTTTGTCCAGAGAGGTTGTTGCGCCTGGTAGTTCGTCTTTGGCTGTTATAAGGGCTGAATTCGGACCCGAGTCCATTGCTTCTGATGGCGGTCTTAACAGGCCATATCTCAGGCGGCTGATAATAGCAGACCGTAACAAGAAGAAAAAACTTGAGGATATTCTTCACCCTCGAATACTTGCCGGTATGAACCAACAGATTGACGATGCCTTTAACAAAGGAGAGGATATTGTCATTGTAGAGGTTCCTCTGCTTTTTGAATCAGGTATGGAAGAAATGTTTGATTTTGTCGTTGTCATTATATGTGACCAGGTCGACAGAATCAAAAGGCTTTCGCTGAGGGACGGCGTATCAACAGAAGAAGCTTCTGCGCTTATTTCGATACAGATGCCAGATGATGTCAAGGCTGAAAAAGCCGACTATCTGATCAGCAACTCAGGTGGGGTTGCAGAGCTATCGGATGAATCGGAAAAATTGTATAACTATTTAAAATCTTTAAGGCTTGACAATTAA
- a CDS encoding adenylate kinase: MNILFFGPNGSGKGTQGAILRDKFKLAHVESGGIFRENIKGGTELGMIAKGYIDKGDLVPDEITIPMILDRLKKDDCKEGWLLDGFPRNKVQAEKLDEALKTSGMKLDYVVEILLDRETAKNRIMGRRLCVNDNNHPNNIYIDAIKPNGDKCRVCGGELSSRADDQDADAINKRHDIYYNSVDGTLASAYYFKALAEKGASKYIILDGEKAVPEVTAQLLANL; the protein is encoded by the coding sequence ATGAACATTCTGTTTTTTGGTCCAAACGGAAGCGGAAAGGGTACCCAGGGCGCAATCCTTCGTGACAAATTCAAGCTTGCCCATGTTGAGTCAGGCGGAATTTTCCGTGAAAACATCAAGGGCGGCACTGAACTTGGTATGATAGCTAAAGGCTATATTGACAAGGGTGACCTTGTTCCAGATGAAATCACAATCCCAATGATTCTTGATCGCCTTAAGAAAGATGACTGCAAAGAAGGCTGGCTTCTTGACGGTTTCCCAAGAAACAAGGTACAGGCGGAAAAGCTTGATGAAGCGCTTAAAACTTCAGGCATGAAGCTTGACTACGTTGTTGAGATTCTTCTTGACAGAGAAACTGCAAAAAACCGCATCATGGGTCGTCGTCTCTGCGTAAATGACAACAACCATCCTAACAATATTTATATTGATGCCATCAAGCCAAACGGTGACAAATGCCGTGTTTGCGGCGGTGAACTTTCTTCCCGCGCTGATGACCAGGATGCAGACGCTATCAACAAACGTCATGACATCTACTACAACTCAGTAGACGGAACCCTTGCATCTGCATATTATTTCAAGGCTCTTGCTGAAAAAGGCGCAAGCAAATACATCATACTTGATGGTGAAAAAGCAGTTCCTGAAGTTACAGCTCAGCTTCTTGCTAATCTGTAA
- the rpsU gene encoding 30S ribosomal protein S21: MKEIEVRVLDNDLEKAMRILKKKIQNDGLFKRLKLKKTFEKPSEYRRRKAREAERRQRIAAARKFRK, encoded by the coding sequence TTGAAAGAAATCGAGGTTCGCGTATTAGACAATGACCTTGAAAAGGCAATGAGGATTTTGAAGAAAAAAATCCAAAACGATGGACTTTTTAAGCGTCTCAAACTCAAAAAGACTTTTGAAAAACCTAGCGAATACCGCAGACGCAAGGCGCGTGAAGCAGAAAGAAGACAGCGCATTGCAGCGGCAAGAAAATTCAGAAAATAA